Proteins co-encoded in one Xanthomonas campestris pv. badrii genomic window:
- a CDS encoding DUF3253 domain-containing protein, whose protein sequence is MVSAQRPADARIVAVMRQLLAQRQPQHSICPSEVARALSDDAAVWRALMPQVRAAAADAAGKGLVRITQQGRTVDLATARGPIRLMRGPHFD, encoded by the coding sequence GTGGTCAGCGCGCAGCGGCCGGCCGATGCACGAATTGTCGCGGTCATGCGGCAGCTGCTTGCACAGCGGCAGCCGCAGCACTCCATCTGTCCTTCGGAGGTTGCACGCGCACTGAGCGATGACGCGGCGGTGTGGCGTGCCTTGATGCCGCAGGTGCGCGCGGCTGCCGCCGATGCCGCAGGCAAGGGCCTGGTGCGCATCACCCAACAGGGCCGAACCGTGGACCTTGCCACCGCACGCGGACCGATTCGCCTGATGCGTGGGCCGCATTTCGATTGA
- a CDS encoding HipA domain-containing protein, whose translation MQFVTEARLEDVLSGASDGIEPLTDGELEARLRRLHQDIGAARQVDDVGQFSLAGAQAKIALLHDGRQWAIPAGRIPTTHILKPPSGEYDGFVENELFCLRLARSFGLPTAHCQALRVGAETAICVERYDRILIDGVLLRIHQEDTCQALGVMPHIKYQNQGGPGVEAISHLLWTHSSQPRQDVETLFQALVFNYLIGGTDAHAKNYSLLLGEGRQVRLAPLYDLSSALPYPQLQRRRIKLAMKMGSHYRWWDIRPSDWVQVASTLRLDASECLAWMRRAVSDMPDRAHQLLASLAREDVVHPILDALVEEIANACSRMRKLLQPD comes from the coding sequence GTGCAGTTCGTCACCGAAGCCAGGCTCGAGGATGTGCTGTCCGGCGCCAGCGATGGCATCGAACCGCTCACCGATGGCGAACTGGAAGCACGCTTGCGCAGGCTGCACCAGGACATCGGTGCGGCGCGCCAAGTCGATGACGTCGGTCAGTTCAGCCTGGCCGGCGCGCAGGCAAAGATCGCCTTGCTGCACGACGGCCGGCAATGGGCCATCCCGGCTGGACGCATCCCGACTACACATATCCTCAAGCCCCCCAGCGGGGAATACGATGGATTTGTCGAAAACGAGCTGTTCTGCCTGCGCCTGGCACGCAGCTTCGGACTGCCGACTGCACATTGCCAGGCGCTGCGCGTCGGCGCTGAAACCGCCATTTGCGTCGAACGTTACGACCGCATCCTTATCGACGGAGTGCTGCTGCGCATCCACCAGGAAGATACCTGTCAGGCGCTGGGGGTGATGCCGCACATCAAGTATCAGAACCAGGGCGGTCCTGGAGTGGAGGCGATCTCACACCTCTTATGGACGCACTCGTCGCAACCGCGGCAAGACGTCGAAACCTTGTTCCAGGCCCTGGTCTTCAATTACCTGATCGGCGGCACCGATGCGCATGCGAAGAACTATTCACTGCTGCTCGGTGAGGGCAGGCAGGTCCGCCTGGCGCCGCTATACGACCTTTCCAGTGCTCTGCCGTATCCCCAGCTGCAGCGACGTCGGATCAAGCTGGCAATGAAGATGGGCAGCCATTATCGCTGGTGGGACATCCGCCCGAGCGACTGGGTACAGGTCGCCAGCACATTGCGCCTGGACGCATCGGAGTGCCTCGCATGGATGCGCCGGGCCGTGAGCGACATGCCCGATCGAGCGCACCAACTCCTTGCCTCACTTGCACGGGAAGACGTCGTGCACCCGATCCTGGATGCCCTGGTGGAGGAAATCGCCAACGCGTGCAGCCGCATGCGCAAGCTGTTGCAGCCGGACTGA
- a CDS encoding helix-turn-helix transcriptional regulator — protein sequence MDTVRTPTDVGNIIRSRRKRLGWDQARLAHEIGVSRQWIVDIEKGKPRAELQLILRALQALGLELMLSPGGAQVPPANVPDRGTVTPINLDAIIEHNRANPRSGATVLNASNNNIPRNQFPSLDRLKNADLHGTFSAVDALKQSPAQAALAAATHRYSSMVDAANERNLVREPSQKRFPALDRPTVGETTKMSKVISTPSKKKGDR from the coding sequence ATGGATACCGTCCGTACTCCTACCGATGTCGGCAACATCATCCGCTCCAGGCGCAAACGCCTGGGCTGGGACCAGGCTCGCCTGGCCCACGAAATCGGCGTGAGCCGGCAATGGATCGTCGATATCGAGAAAGGCAAGCCGCGCGCGGAGCTGCAGCTGATCCTACGAGCGCTGCAGGCGCTGGGGTTGGAGTTGATGCTGAGCCCGGGCGGTGCTCAGGTTCCACCGGCGAACGTGCCCGATCGCGGCACCGTGACACCGATCAATCTCGACGCGATCATTGAACATAACCGGGCCAATCCACGATCGGGAGCGACCGTTCTCAATGCGTCCAATAACAACATCCCCAGGAATCAATTCCCCTCGCTCGATAGGCTGAAAAACGCCGACTTGCACGGAACGTTCTCGGCAGTGGACGCTCTCAAGCAGTCTCCGGCGCAGGCAGCATTGGCAGCAGCCACGCATAGATATTCCTCGATGGTCGATGCGGCAAATGAAAGAAATTTAGTGCGTGAGCCCTCGCAAAAACGGTTCCCCGCGCTTGATCGTCCGACGGTTGGCGAGACAACGAAAATGTCCAAGGTCATATCGACACCTTCTAAAAAAAAGGGCGATCGGTGA
- a CDS encoding indolepyruvate ferredoxin oxidoreductase family protein, with product MTSTAALSSPDSANTPELGRVDADYTLEHKYTRADGRIYLSGVQALVRLPLMQRLRDQAAGLDTAGFVSGYRGSPLGGLDLELWRARKHLDAARVTFTPGLNEDLAATMVWGTQQTNLFPGAKVQGVYGMWYGKGPGVDRSGDVFKHGNAAGTSPYGGVLALAADDHACRSSTLPHGSEDEFVSAMMPILNPAGVQDILDMGLLGWAMSRYTGRWIGFKTIAETVESSASVEVDPFARSIVLPEDFALPPGGLSIRWPDPPVDQEMRLHRYAVAAAQAFARANGIDKVVLDCPQARLGIVTTGKSYLDVLQALEYLGLDARACAQIGIRVYKVGMTWPLEPVGISAFARGLEDIVVVEEKKAFIERQMKELFYNWPASAGARPSIVGKYDEHGAWILPSTGELTPATIAAVIGKRIQRFDLPSSTFADSIEQRLRWMEAKEAEMALPRAQFPRVPHYCSGCPHNTSTAVPEGSRALGGIGCHYMVTWMNRATDTFTHMGGEGVTWSGQAPFTDTPHVFQNLGDGTYFHSGSLAIRQSVATGVNITYKILYNDAVAMTGGQPVDGTLSVPDIAHQLRAEGIHEIAVVSDDIGKWTRRRDLFPPEVAFHDRGELDAVQQHLRTVKGVSILIFDQTCATEKRRRRKRGKLIDPPKRVMINSLVCEGCGDCGEKSFCVSVLPKDTEFGRKRQIDQSNCNKDYSCVSGFCPSFVTVHGGAPRKGKQRDASALLQTLPAPPQRTALEQPWNILITGVGGTGVVTIGALLGMAGHLEGKGATVLDQTGLAQKGGAVTTHIRIARQPGDIHAVRIAAGEADLVLGCDMVVVNDYWALSKVRDGRTQVVLNTYEAMPGTFTTQPDLQFPAAEIIAGVRTALGGRDPLLLDATQLATALLGDAIASNLFVLGYAWQHGLVPLSHAALMRAIELNGAAVAMNQQAFAWGRLAAVDLPAVQRAAGLAGAPASAHLQGDTPAARAPGSWEDHDLSGQSAPRALAQTDGGTLHRDVDAPAAPLDDEQLASSLDEAIARRIAFLTDYQDAAYAQRYRALVERVHSHETQRVPGSSALTEAVARYAFKLMAYKDEYEVARLYTRGDFQRQLQQQFEGDYTLRFHLAPPLLARKDAQGNLIKREYGPWMFTAFKLLARLKVLRGGKLDVFGYTAERRGERQLIADYSATVALLLERLDADNVGLAAQIASIPEHIRGYGHIKHAHLQEAKAREAALLAQWRNPKALHVVQTA from the coding sequence ATGACCAGTACTGCTGCACTCTCCTCTCCAGACTCTGCCAACACGCCGGAGCTCGGCCGGGTGGATGCGGACTACACGCTGGAGCACAAATACACGCGCGCCGACGGCCGCATCTACCTGTCGGGCGTGCAGGCGCTGGTGCGGCTGCCGCTGATGCAGCGGCTACGCGACCAGGCCGCCGGCCTGGACACGGCCGGTTTCGTCAGCGGTTATCGCGGCAGCCCGCTGGGTGGGCTGGACCTGGAACTATGGCGCGCGCGCAAGCATCTGGACGCGGCCAGGGTGACCTTCACCCCAGGCCTCAACGAGGACCTGGCCGCCACCATGGTCTGGGGGACCCAGCAGACCAACCTGTTCCCCGGCGCCAAGGTGCAGGGCGTGTACGGCATGTGGTACGGCAAGGGCCCGGGCGTGGACCGCAGCGGCGACGTGTTCAAGCACGGCAATGCCGCCGGCACCTCCCCCTACGGCGGCGTGCTCGCGCTGGCCGCCGACGACCACGCCTGCCGCAGTTCGACCCTGCCGCACGGCTCGGAAGACGAATTCGTCAGCGCGATGATGCCCATCCTCAACCCGGCCGGGGTGCAGGACATCCTGGACATGGGCCTGCTCGGCTGGGCGATGAGCCGGTACACCGGCCGCTGGATCGGCTTCAAGACCATTGCCGAGACGGTGGAATCGTCCGCCTCGGTCGAGGTGGACCCGTTCGCGCGCAGCATCGTGCTGCCGGAGGACTTCGCGCTGCCGCCGGGGGGCCTGAGCATCCGCTGGCCCGACCCGCCGGTGGACCAGGAGATGCGCCTGCATCGCTATGCAGTGGCCGCCGCGCAGGCGTTCGCCCGCGCCAACGGCATCGACAAGGTGGTGCTGGATTGCCCACAGGCGCGGCTGGGCATCGTCACCACCGGCAAGAGCTACCTGGACGTGCTGCAGGCGCTGGAATACCTGGGCCTGGATGCGCGCGCCTGCGCGCAGATCGGCATCCGCGTCTACAAGGTCGGCATGACCTGGCCGCTGGAACCGGTGGGCATCAGCGCATTTGCACGCGGGCTGGAAGACATCGTGGTGGTGGAGGAAAAGAAGGCCTTCATCGAGCGGCAGATGAAGGAGCTGTTCTACAACTGGCCGGCCAGCGCCGGCGCGCGGCCGAGCATCGTCGGCAAGTACGACGAGCACGGCGCGTGGATCCTGCCCTCCACCGGCGAGCTGACCCCGGCCACCATCGCGGCGGTGATCGGCAAACGCATCCAGCGGTTCGATCTGCCATCAAGCACATTCGCCGATTCGATCGAACAGCGGTTGCGCTGGATGGAGGCCAAGGAAGCGGAAATGGCCTTGCCGCGCGCGCAGTTCCCGCGCGTGCCGCATTACTGCTCCGGCTGCCCGCACAACACCTCCACCGCCGTGCCGGAAGGCTCGCGTGCACTGGGCGGCATCGGGTGTCACTACATGGTGACCTGGATGAATCGCGCCACCGATACCTTCACCCACATGGGTGGCGAAGGCGTCACGTGGTCCGGGCAGGCACCGTTCACCGACACCCCGCACGTGTTCCAGAACCTGGGCGATGGCACCTACTTCCACAGCGGCTCGCTGGCGATCCGCCAATCGGTGGCCACCGGCGTCAACATCACCTACAAGATCCTCTACAACGATGCGGTGGCGATGACGGGCGGGCAGCCGGTGGACGGCACGCTCAGCGTGCCCGACATCGCGCATCAGTTGCGCGCCGAAGGCATCCATGAGATTGCGGTGGTCAGCGATGACATCGGCAAATGGACGCGGCGGCGTGATCTGTTTCCGCCTGAGGTCGCGTTTCACGATCGTGGTGAACTGGATGCCGTGCAGCAGCACCTGCGCACGGTCAAGGGCGTGTCGATCCTGATCTTCGACCAGACTTGCGCCACCGAGAAACGCCGGCGCCGCAAACGCGGCAAGCTGATCGACCCGCCCAAGCGCGTCATGATCAATTCGCTGGTGTGCGAAGGCTGCGGCGATTGCGGCGAGAAGAGCTTTTGCGTGTCGGTGTTGCCGAAGGACACCGAATTCGGGCGCAAGCGCCAGATCGACCAGTCCAACTGCAACAAGGATTATTCCTGCGTCTCGGGCTTTTGCCCGAGCTTTGTCACCGTGCATGGCGGGGCGCCGCGCAAGGGCAAGCAACGCGACGCCAGCGCATTGCTGCAGACGCTTCCCGCGCCGCCGCAGCGCACGGCGCTGGAGCAACCCTGGAACATCCTGATCACCGGCGTCGGCGGCACCGGCGTGGTGACCATCGGCGCGCTGCTGGGCATGGCCGGGCATCTGGAAGGCAAGGGCGCCACCGTGCTGGACCAGACCGGCCTGGCGCAGAAAGGCGGCGCGGTGACCACGCATATCCGCATTGCACGCCAGCCCGGCGACATCCACGCGGTGCGCATCGCTGCCGGCGAAGCGGACCTGGTACTGGGTTGCGACATGGTGGTGGTCAACGACTATTGGGCGCTTTCCAAGGTGCGCGATGGCCGTACGCAGGTGGTGCTCAACACCTATGAGGCGATGCCCGGCACGTTCACCACCCAGCCGGATCTGCAGTTCCCGGCGGCCGAGATCATCGCCGGCGTGCGGACCGCACTGGGCGGGCGCGATCCGTTGCTGCTGGATGCCACGCAACTGGCCACCGCCCTGCTGGGCGATGCCATCGCCAGCAATCTGTTCGTACTGGGCTACGCCTGGCAGCATGGGTTGGTGCCGTTGTCGCATGCGGCGTTGATGCGGGCGATCGAACTCAATGGCGCAGCGGTGGCAATGAACCAGCAGGCCTTTGCCTGGGGCCGCCTGGCGGCAGTGGATCTGCCGGCGGTGCAGCGTGCTGCGGGCCTGGCCGGTGCACCTGCATCGGCCCACCTGCAAGGCGACACGCCGGCTGCACGCGCGCCAGGCAGTTGGGAAGACCACGACCTCAGCGGCCAGAGTGCGCCGCGCGCGTTGGCGCAAACCGATGGCGGTACGCTGCATCGCGACGTCGATGCACCGGCCGCCCCGCTCGATGACGAACAGCTGGCGTCCTCGCTGGACGAGGCGATCGCGCGGCGCATCGCGTTTTTGACCGACTACCAGGATGCGGCCTACGCGCAGCGCTATCGCGCACTGGTCGAACGCGTGCACAGCCACGAGACACAGCGCGTGCCCGGCAGCAGCGCATTGACCGAAGCGGTCGCCCGTTACGCCTTCAAGCTGATGGCCTACAAGGACGAATACGAAGTGGCGCGGCTGTACACACGCGGCGATTTCCAGCGCCAGCTGCAGCAGCAGTTCGAGGGCGACTACACGCTGCGCTTCCATCTGGCGCCACCGTTGCTGGCCAGGAAGGATGCGCAGGGCAACCTGATCAAGCGCGAGTACGGGCCGTGGATGTTCACCGCCTTCAAGCTGCTGGCGCGGTTGAAGGTCCTGCGTGGCGGCAAGCTCGACGTGTTCGGCTACACCGCCGAGCGGCGCGGCGAACGCCAGCTGATTGCCGACTACAGTGCGACCGTGGCGCTGCTGCTGGAACGCCTGGATGCCGACAACGTGGGCCTGGCCGCACAGATCGCCAGCATTCCCGAACATATCCGCGGCTATGGCCACATCAAGCATGCGCACCTGCAGGAAGCCAAGGCGCGCGAAGCAGCGCTGCTGGCGCAATGGCGCAATCCGAAGGCGTTGCATGTGGTGCAGACGGCGTGA
- a CDS encoding tetratricopeptide repeat protein, translating to MKRKYAWAALALLGGVWSLAQAQHLPKPKEFYFDEDRATTKPVVAVQGQGDAVVDRLAAMVQRDARAAEPRAQLAALAYAGGRTQLGDELYQGALALVSNGSQQFRAITWNYGWDLLRADKPDQALQQWANLANGRPATPEWLPTAAALALWRAGRKQEATEWYAAAVRTWPERWSSTANYASLLPDWREAERASLAEVQAAWQANPPAFP from the coding sequence GTGAAAAGGAAATACGCATGGGCCGCACTGGCCCTGCTTGGAGGCGTGTGGTCGTTGGCGCAGGCGCAACACCTGCCCAAGCCCAAGGAGTTCTATTTCGACGAAGACCGTGCCACGACCAAACCGGTGGTGGCCGTGCAAGGGCAGGGCGATGCCGTCGTCGACCGGCTGGCCGCGATGGTGCAGCGTGACGCACGCGCCGCCGAGCCCCGCGCGCAGTTGGCCGCGCTGGCCTACGCCGGCGGACGCACGCAGCTGGGCGACGAGTTGTACCAGGGCGCGCTGGCCCTGGTCTCCAACGGCAGCCAGCAATTTCGCGCCATCACCTGGAACTATGGCTGGGACCTGTTGCGTGCCGACAAGCCGGACCAGGCGTTGCAGCAGTGGGCCAACCTGGCCAACGGCCGCCCGGCCACGCCGGAATGGCTGCCGACCGCGGCCGCCCTGGCGCTGTGGCGGGCCGGACGCAAGCAGGAGGCGACCGAGTGGTATGCCGCCGCCGTGCGCACCTGGCCGGAGCGCTGGAGCAGCACCGCCAACTACGCCAGCCTGCTGCCGGACTGGCGCGAGGCCGAGCGTGCCAGCCTGGCCGAAGTCCAGGCGGCCTGGCAGGCCAACCCGCCAGCGTTTCCGTAA
- a CDS encoding pectate lyase family protein has protein sequence MIHLLRRPVRLLIAPALAAALVVSVPVLAAAPATGLAVMPAHAVKGWAAETVGGRGGRLIRVTTLAADGPGSFAEAVSATGPRIVVFEVGGVIDLQGESLRIGNPNLTIAGQTAPAPGITFVRGAITIATHDAIVQHIAVRPGGNDKPPRSGGVDGLTVRGHDVIIDHCSLTWATDENLSASGRRFTGDRPEQWRQGTSNRVTFSYNILAEGLRNSVHEKGEHSKGVLIHDNADGILLYGNLLDSNQERNPLIKGGARVAMVNNLIHNPGSRAIHYNLIAHEWSGRAYQRGTVSVIGNVYRAGFDTAPGLPLFTLGGVGDVQLHLRDNIAQDQHGTALPLIGRYTASARLITMRQPYLPPDVTPLPATQVEGLVYATVGARPWDRDPIDYKILSDVAENRGLIVDSEADSSGYPIRAETRRVFDEADWNMDDMSPRGGWGALTKQ, from the coding sequence ATGATCCACCTGTTGCGGCGGCCGGTTCGCCTGCTCATCGCGCCGGCGCTCGCTGCCGCGCTTGTCGTCTCGGTTCCGGTGCTGGCTGCCGCGCCCGCGACCGGCTTGGCCGTCATGCCCGCGCACGCGGTCAAGGGTTGGGCCGCAGAGACCGTTGGAGGACGGGGTGGACGGCTCATCCGTGTCACCACTCTCGCAGCCGACGGCCCTGGCTCCTTCGCCGAAGCCGTGTCGGCGACCGGGCCGAGAATCGTGGTGTTCGAAGTGGGCGGGGTGATCGACCTGCAGGGCGAATCGCTGCGGATCGGCAACCCGAACCTCACCATCGCCGGGCAGACCGCGCCGGCGCCCGGCATCACCTTCGTGCGTGGCGCGATCACGATCGCGACCCACGACGCGATCGTGCAGCACATTGCGGTGCGCCCAGGCGGAAACGACAAGCCGCCACGCAGCGGCGGCGTGGATGGGCTCACCGTGCGCGGCCACGACGTCATCATCGATCACTGCTCGCTCACCTGGGCCACCGACGAGAATCTGTCCGCATCGGGCCGCCGCTTCACCGGTGACCGGCCGGAGCAATGGCGGCAGGGCACCTCCAACCGCGTCACCTTCAGCTACAACATCCTCGCCGAAGGACTGCGCAATTCCGTGCACGAAAAGGGCGAGCATTCCAAGGGCGTGCTGATCCACGACAACGCCGATGGCATCCTGCTCTACGGCAACCTGTTGGATTCAAACCAGGAACGCAACCCGCTGATCAAGGGCGGGGCGCGCGTGGCCATGGTCAACAACCTGATCCACAACCCTGGCAGCCGCGCGATCCATTACAACCTGATCGCCCACGAGTGGAGCGGCCGTGCCTACCAACGTGGCACTGTCAGCGTGATCGGCAACGTCTACCGCGCCGGTTTCGACACCGCGCCGGGCCTGCCGCTGTTCACCCTGGGCGGGGTCGGCGATGTCCAACTGCATCTACGCGACAACATCGCCCAGGATCAGCACGGCACTGCATTGCCGTTGATTGGCCGCTACACCGCGTCGGCAAGGCTGATCACCATGCGGCAGCCCTATCTACCGCCGGACGTCACACCGCTTCCGGCCACCCAGGTGGAGGGGCTGGTCTATGCCACGGTGGGCGCACGGCCGTGGGACCGCGATCCGATCGACTACAAGATCCTGTCCGATGTCGCCGAGAACCGGGGTCTGATCGTGGATTCGGAAGCCGATTCCAGCGGCTACCCGATTCGCGCGGAAACCAGACGGGTGTTCGATGAGGCGGACTGGAACATGGACGACATGTCGCCGCGCGGCGGTTGGGGTGCGCTGACCAAGCAGTGA
- a CDS encoding DUF1593 domain-containing protein, with product MTEHSHRRRQVCIGALALALGPLYASAARRLPSGTASQAGLHRVVVSTDIGGTDPDDFQSMVHLLLASDALDLEGLISSPFGDGRKQDILGVIDEYAKDFPNLRTHSRRYPTPERLRAITKQGAYDGLGYQAVGESTEGSRWLVERARAPDARPLHVLVWGGIDDLAQALHDAPDILPKLRVYFIGGPNKKWSVDAYQYIVQHHPDLWIIEANATYRGWFVGGEQAGEWGNTGFVQQHVAGHGALGQYFATHLQGTIKMGDSPSVGWLLHGEPSDPAGPGWGGAFVRAWDRPYVRHRRLTTPEDRIELFGVMEWVLPVSTRQPRPQAIMTIDNQQIPGYWDGQAMRFRCSPREAKVYQCDLRSDLSELDGRTARFTSVAPLADVAATPSARWPNWWTDDPAPHLAEGQHHGARTVSIWRRQILEDFARRLQRCAAPASAAGRA from the coding sequence ATGACCGAGCATTCGCACAGGCGTCGCCAGGTGTGCATTGGCGCGCTGGCTCTGGCGCTGGGACCGCTGTACGCAAGCGCTGCACGGCGGCTGCCGTCCGGCACCGCATCGCAGGCCGGCCTGCACCGCGTCGTGGTCTCCACCGACATCGGGGGCACCGATCCGGACGATTTCCAGTCGATGGTGCACTTGCTCCTGGCCTCCGATGCGCTGGATCTGGAAGGCCTGATCTCCTCACCGTTCGGCGACGGACGCAAACAGGACATCCTTGGCGTCATCGATGAATATGCCAAGGACTTTCCGAACTTGCGCACCCATTCCCGGCGCTATCCAACGCCCGAGCGATTGCGGGCGATCACCAAGCAGGGAGCCTACGATGGGCTGGGCTACCAGGCGGTGGGCGAATCGACCGAAGGCTCGCGCTGGCTGGTCGAGCGGGCCCGTGCGCCTGACGCGCGGCCGTTGCATGTCCTGGTCTGGGGCGGCATCGACGATCTGGCACAGGCGCTGCACGACGCGCCGGACATCCTGCCCAAACTCCGCGTCTACTTTATCGGTGGCCCCAACAAGAAGTGGTCGGTCGATGCCTACCAGTACATCGTCCAACACCATCCCGACCTGTGGATCATCGAGGCCAATGCCACGTACCGCGGATGGTTCGTTGGAGGGGAGCAAGCCGGTGAATGGGGCAACACAGGCTTCGTGCAGCAGCATGTGGCCGGGCATGGCGCGCTCGGCCAGTACTTTGCGACCCATCTGCAGGGCACCATCAAGATGGGGGATTCGCCGTCGGTCGGCTGGCTCCTTCACGGCGAGCCATCGGATCCGGCCGGTCCGGGCTGGGGCGGCGCCTTCGTCCGGGCCTGGGACCGCCCGTATGTGCGGCACAGGCGCCTGACCACACCGGAGGACCGTATCGAGTTATTCGGGGTGATGGAGTGGGTCCTGCCGGTGAGTACGCGTCAGCCGCGGCCGCAGGCCATCATGACGATCGACAACCAGCAGATCCCGGGCTACTGGGACGGGCAGGCCATGCGCTTCCGATGCTCGCCGCGCGAGGCGAAGGTCTACCAGTGCGATCTACGCAGCGATCTGTCCGAACTCGACGGCCGGACCGCACGCTTCACTTCGGTGGCACCGCTGGCGGACGTCGCCGCGACGCCATCGGCCCGGTGGCCGAACTGGTGGACCGATGATCCGGCACCGCACCTGGCCGAGGGCCAGCATCATGGCGCGCGCACGGTCAGCATCTGGCGCCGCCAGATCCTCGAGGATTTCGCCAGGCGCTTGCAGCGTTGCGCGGCACCGGCAAGCGCCGCCGGCCGCGCATGA
- a CDS encoding nucleoside hydrolase-like domain-containing protein, translating into MGDTVNDHRCHIAKPSTWQVPRRIQGICWTVRTLYIDTGINLSFHRVTVSMLSIVLRCGLLFGLAWPATDAMTTPAPAARRSEPVPDARAHKPRIFVLTDIGNDPDDRMSLVRLMTYSNQIDIEGMVATGNSRGVYPEYLHQIVQAYGKVRDNLELHEPGYPSQAHLEQRIWSGPARDAIEQLGKAHASAGSQALIREVDRLDPRPLWVSVWGGPGVLAQALWTVRQTRSKRELAAFVAKLRVYAISDQDDTGPWIRNQFPELHYIVSPGVSFHDSTWIGISGDTFHGRFSGPDPAWVSNEWLRRHIRSKGPLGAAYPAWEFQMEGDTPAFLNLVDNGLSDPDHPEWGGWGGRYELYQPRTEKWFYAPETRPIWTNVQDEVLGHDGAWHTSNHATVWRWREAMQNDFAARMDWTIKPYAQANHPPVPKLDHPAHITARAGERVDLGATASSDPDGDALSYAWFVYQEAGTRGMMSSDSGERHQIHDADQARAWLTVKGNRLMPARYGSMHVILAVTDHGTPRLTRYRRVIIDVVP; encoded by the coding sequence GTGGGTGATACCGTCAATGACCATCGGTGTCATATCGCAAAACCGTCGACCTGGCAGGTTCCCCGGAGAATTCAAGGGATTTGCTGGACAGTGCGCACTTTATATATTGACACCGGTATCAACCTTTCATTCCATCGCGTGACTGTCTCCATGCTCTCGATTGTCCTTCGCTGCGGGTTGCTGTTTGGCCTGGCCTGGCCGGCCACCGATGCCATGACGACACCTGCGCCTGCAGCGCGCCGGAGCGAACCGGTGCCCGACGCGCGCGCGCACAAGCCGCGCATCTTCGTATTGACCGATATCGGTAACGATCCCGACGACAGGATGTCGCTGGTCCGGTTGATGACCTACTCCAATCAGATCGACATCGAAGGGATGGTCGCGACAGGCAACAGCCGCGGCGTCTATCCGGAATATCTCCACCAGATCGTGCAGGCCTACGGCAAGGTCCGCGACAACCTGGAGCTGCACGAGCCCGGATACCCCAGCCAGGCGCATCTCGAGCAGCGCATCTGGTCCGGCCCGGCCCGCGATGCGATCGAACAATTGGGCAAGGCGCACGCCTCCGCGGGCTCGCAGGCGCTGATCCGCGAGGTCGACCGGCTCGATCCACGACCTCTGTGGGTCTCGGTCTGGGGGGGGCCTGGGGTGCTGGCGCAGGCGTTGTGGACGGTGCGACAGACACGCTCCAAGCGCGAGCTCGCTGCCTTCGTCGCCAAGCTGCGTGTCTACGCCATTTCCGACCAGGACGACACCGGCCCCTGGATCCGCAACCAGTTCCCGGAGCTGCATTACATCGTCAGCCCCGGGGTGAGCTTCCATGATTCCACCTGGATCGGTATCAGCGGCGATACCTTCCACGGGCGCTTCAGCGGGCCGGACCCCGCGTGGGTGTCCAACGAATGGCTGCGCCGCCACATCCGCTCCAAGGGCCCGCTGGGGGCGGCGTATCCGGCCTGGGAGTTCCAGATGGAGGGCGATACTCCCGCCTTCCTCAACCTGGTCGACAACGGCCTGAGCGATCCGGACCATCCGGAATGGGGAGGTTGGGGCGGACGTTACGAGCTGTACCAGCCACGCACCGAGAAGTGGTTCTATGCGCCGGAAACCCGGCCGATCTGGACCAATGTCCAGGATGAGGTACTGGGCCATGACGGCGCATGGCACACCAGCAACCACGCAACGGTGTGGCGCTGGCGCGAGGCCATGCAGAACGATTTCGCCGCACGCATGGACTGGACCATCAAGCCTTATGCCCAGGCCAATCATCCGCCGGTGCCGAAGCTGGACCATCCGGCCCACATCACCGCCAGGGCCGGCGAGCGGGTGGACCTGGGCGCCACCGCGTCCAGCGATCCGGACGGGGACGCGCTGTCCTACGCGTGGTTCGTCTACCAGGAAGCCGGCACCCGCGGGATGATGAGCTCCGACAGCGGCGAGCGTCACCAGATCCACGACGCAGACCAGGCCAGGGCCTGGCTGACGGTGAAAGGCAACCGCCTGATGCCGGCCCGCTACGGCAGCATGCACGTGATCCTGGCCGTCACCGACCACGGCACGCCGCGGCTGACCCGCTACCGGCGCGTGATCATCGACGTCGTGCCGTGA